A single window of Kitasatospora sp. HUAS MG31 DNA harbors:
- a CDS encoding C40 family peptidase gives MASHRRPKPVGRARISFLTAAAATAVALSAQTGAHADPVQSKDQVKAQVDELNEQAEVKTEAYNASVEKQQTLQKQVSQLQDQVARQQAEVTTVQGSLGEIAAEQYRTGMMPQTVQLMLSSNPDSFLSQAGDLTQVGATQADLLKSFKQEQAKLDQQKGEAEHKLAELDATTKGLKADKDEIQAKLAKAQDLLNTLTQQERDAMAAAEAKAAADSQAKAKSATADRASRDSGRPSMAANAPVGSYTAAAIAAAESKLGSWYQYGATGPTVFDCSGLMQWAYNQAGVSLPRTSQSQATAGTNIGTNLADAKPGDLIIFYADRHHVGMYVGNGQIIHAPRTGTQVRYEAATNMPINAIVRV, from the coding sequence GTGGCGTCCCATCGTCGTCCCAAGCCCGTCGGCCGTGCCCGCATCTCGTTCCTGACCGCCGCCGCCGCGACCGCGGTGGCCCTGTCCGCCCAGACCGGCGCGCACGCCGACCCGGTGCAGAGCAAGGACCAGGTCAAGGCGCAGGTCGACGAGCTCAACGAGCAGGCGGAGGTCAAGACCGAGGCCTACAACGCCTCGGTCGAGAAGCAGCAGACCCTGCAGAAGCAGGTCTCCCAGCTGCAGGACCAGGTGGCCCGGCAGCAGGCCGAGGTGACCACCGTTCAGGGCAGCCTGGGCGAGATCGCCGCCGAGCAGTACCGCACCGGCATGATGCCGCAGACCGTGCAGCTGATGCTCTCCAGCAACCCCGACTCGTTCCTGAGCCAGGCCGGCGACCTCACCCAGGTCGGCGCCACCCAGGCCGACCTGCTGAAGTCCTTCAAGCAGGAGCAGGCCAAGCTCGACCAGCAGAAGGGCGAGGCCGAGCACAAGCTCGCCGAGCTGGACGCGACCACCAAGGGCCTGAAGGCCGACAAGGACGAGATCCAGGCCAAGCTCGCCAAGGCCCAGGACCTGCTCAACACGCTCACCCAGCAGGAGCGCGACGCGATGGCGGCCGCCGAGGCCAAGGCCGCCGCCGACTCCCAGGCGAAGGCCAAGTCCGCCACCGCGGACCGCGCCTCCCGCGACTCCGGGCGCCCGAGCATGGCCGCCAACGCGCCGGTCGGCTCGTACACCGCCGCCGCGATCGCCGCCGCCGAGTCCAAGCTCGGCAGCTGGTACCAGTACGGCGCCACCGGTCCGACCGTCTTCGACTGCTCGGGCCTGATGCAGTGGGCGTACAACCAGGCGGGTGTCTCGCTGCCGCGCACCTCCCAGTCGCAGGCCACCGCCGGTACCAACATCGGCACCAACCTGGCCGACGCCAAGCCCGGCGACCTGATCATCTTCTACGCCGACCGGCACCACGTCGGCATGTACGTCGGCAACGGGCAGATCATCCACGCCCCGCGCACCGGCACCCAGGTCCGCTACGAGGCGGCCACCAACATGCCGATCAACGCGATCGTCCGGGTCTGA
- a CDS encoding C40 family peptidase, with protein sequence MASHRRPKQPSRARVTVLTAAAATAVALSAQVSAHAAPAKPTKDEVKAQVDALMEQQEQAAEKYNGAKERADQLRKQADQIQDQVARGQEQLTQLASGLSAVAGEQYRSGGVDPSMQLMLSSDPDQYLSQASSFEQAASTQADTLKALKDQQRRLDQQKQEAATVLAELDNSTQTLNQAKNEVQDKLKEAQRLLSTLSAADRAAVLGTDRASRNDTRYDLANLPQAGSYAGTAVSAAMSKRGAAYVWGATGSTTFDCSGLMVWAYKQAGVSLPRTSQAQGSYGTRVPSISAAQPGDLVIYYNDMHHVGMYIGNGLVVHATKPGDVVKVMGAADMPISTIRRV encoded by the coding sequence TTGGCCTCCCACCGCCGTCCCAAGCAGCCGAGCCGCGCACGGGTCACCGTGCTCACCGCTGCCGCCGCGACCGCGGTCGCCCTGTCGGCCCAGGTCAGCGCGCACGCCGCGCCGGCGAAGCCGACCAAGGACGAGGTCAAGGCCCAGGTCGACGCCCTGATGGAGCAGCAGGAGCAGGCCGCCGAGAAGTACAACGGCGCCAAGGAGCGGGCCGACCAGCTGCGCAAGCAGGCGGACCAGATCCAGGACCAGGTGGCCCGCGGTCAGGAGCAGCTCACCCAGCTCGCCAGCGGCCTCTCCGCGGTGGCCGGCGAGCAGTACCGCTCGGGCGGCGTCGACCCGTCGATGCAGCTGATGCTCTCCTCCGACCCGGACCAGTACCTGAGCCAGGCGTCCAGCTTCGAGCAGGCCGCCAGCACCCAGGCGGACACCCTCAAGGCGCTCAAGGACCAGCAGCGCCGGCTGGACCAGCAGAAGCAGGAGGCGGCCACCGTCCTCGCCGAGCTGGACAACTCCACCCAGACGCTGAACCAGGCCAAGAACGAGGTCCAGGACAAGCTGAAGGAGGCCCAGCGCCTGCTCAGCACGCTGTCCGCCGCCGACCGCGCCGCGGTGCTCGGCACCGACCGCGCCTCGCGCAACGACACCCGGTACGACCTCGCCAACCTGCCGCAGGCGGGCAGCTACGCCGGTACCGCGGTCAGCGCCGCGATGAGCAAGCGCGGCGCCGCCTACGTCTGGGGCGCCACCGGCTCCACCACCTTCGACTGCTCCGGTCTGATGGTCTGGGCCTACAAGCAGGCCGGCGTCTCGCTGCCGCGCACCTCGCAGGCCCAGGGCAGCTACGGCACCCGGGTGCCCTCGATCTCCGCGGCCCAGCCCGGCGACCTGGTCATCTACTACAACGACATGCACCACGTCGGCATGTACATCGGCAACGGTCTGGTCGTCCACGCCACCAAGCCGGGCGACGTCGTCAAGGTCATGGGCGCGGCCGACATGCCGATCAGCACCATCCGCCGGGTCTGA
- a CDS encoding aminotransferase class V-fold PLP-dependent enzyme → MSVSTEICAPLAVLGHDVRVPLATGEKVAYAALDYAASAPALQRVWDDVAAYAPYYGSVHRGAGYLSQLSTDLFEQSRRTVAEFLDLRDGDQVVFTRATTDSLNLLAGVLPAGTRVFAFETEHHASLLPWRREGLGVTYLRAPRSHAEAVAALDEALAGAGEGPKLLCVTGASNVTGELWPVAELTATAHRYGARVVLDAAQLAPHHRVSVRELGVDWVAFSGHKLYAPFGAGVLAGRADWLDAAEPYLAGGGASRTVAREADGSVAVEWHRGPARHEAGSPNVIGAYAIASACRALGEAGLDALQAREEFLVDRLRAGLAEIPEVRVLSLFGTDAPRVGVLSFVVRGWNSSHFSAALSAEYGIGVRDGLFCAHPLVRTLLGGEEAAPSECGAPEASLPGERSLNAIRVSFGAGTPEEHVDRFLAAVRELVTDGARWTYRNEGGRCVADTGQAA, encoded by the coding sequence ATGTCCGTTTCCACCGAAATCTGCGCCCCCCTCGCCGTCCTCGGCCACGACGTCCGGGTCCCCCTCGCCACGGGGGAGAAGGTCGCCTACGCCGCGCTCGACTACGCCGCCAGCGCCCCCGCGCTCCAGCGGGTCTGGGACGACGTCGCCGCGTACGCCCCCTACTACGGCAGCGTGCACCGCGGCGCCGGCTACCTCTCGCAGCTCTCCACCGACCTGTTCGAGCAGAGCCGCCGTACCGTCGCCGAGTTCCTCGACCTGCGCGACGGCGACCAGGTGGTCTTCACCCGTGCCACCACCGACTCGCTGAACCTGCTGGCGGGCGTACTCCCGGCGGGCACCCGGGTGTTCGCGTTCGAGACGGAGCACCACGCCTCGCTGCTGCCGTGGCGCCGGGAGGGACTCGGTGTGACGTACCTGCGGGCGCCGCGCTCGCACGCCGAGGCGGTGGCCGCGCTGGACGAGGCGCTCGCCGGGGCGGGGGAGGGCCCCAAGCTGCTCTGCGTCACCGGCGCCTCCAACGTGACCGGCGAGCTGTGGCCGGTCGCCGAACTGACCGCCACCGCGCACCGGTACGGCGCCCGGGTGGTGCTGGACGCCGCGCAGCTGGCCCCGCACCACCGGGTGTCGGTGCGCGAGCTCGGGGTGGACTGGGTCGCCTTCTCCGGCCACAAGCTGTACGCGCCGTTCGGCGCCGGGGTGCTGGCTGGGCGGGCCGACTGGCTGGACGCGGCGGAGCCGTACCTGGCCGGCGGCGGGGCCAGCCGGACGGTGGCGCGGGAGGCGGACGGGTCGGTGGCGGTGGAGTGGCACCGGGGTCCGGCCCGGCACGAGGCCGGCTCGCCGAACGTGATCGGAGCCTACGCGATCGCCTCCGCCTGCCGGGCGCTCGGCGAGGCGGGCCTGGACGCGCTGCAGGCCCGGGAGGAGTTCCTGGTCGACCGGCTGCGGGCGGGGCTGGCGGAGATCCCCGAGGTGCGGGTGCTGAGCCTGTTCGGCACCGACGCGCCGCGGGTCGGGGTGCTCTCGTTCGTGGTGCGCGGCTGGAACAGCTCGCACTTCTCGGCCGCGCTCTCCGCGGAGTACGGGATCGGCGTCCGCGACGGCCTGTTCTGCGCCCACCCGCTGGTGCGCACGCTGCTCGGCGGGGAGGAGGCGGCGCCCTCGGAATGCGGTGCGCCGGAGGCGTCGCTGCCGGGGGAGCGCAGCCTCAACGCGATCCGGGTCAGCTTCGGCGCCGGCACCCCCGAGGAGCACGTGGACCGCTTCCTGGCGGCCGTCCGCGAGCTGGTCACCGACGGCGCCCGCTGGACGTACCGCAACGAGGGCGGCCGCTGCGTGGCCGACACCGGCCAGGCGGCGTGA
- a CDS encoding rhomboid family intramembrane serine protease has protein sequence MATPALGRPGAVTADRPAGPPLVTFALIAAAAVVLLLGPTFGLNPSYGTGTDRLCAEQRYEQRWGAVPAELLSGRPLTADQLADVAPVTPDCRLPPVPGKLPALSVLTSLFVHAGWLHLLGNLLFLFVFGPGVEERLGRVRFLFGYLAVGYLATYAYALAEAGSPDGVRALVGASGAIAGVLGAYLRLYPRARVTALVPVLLFLPLRFPAWLVLGLWFALQWWSVQTAGPGVAYLVHVVGFACGYLGAWAGCPRRRDAAAGGGLPCGPSPHTGAEE, from the coding sequence ATGGCCACTCCCGCCCTCGGCCGACCCGGCGCGGTCACCGCCGACCGCCCGGCCGGCCCGCCGCTGGTCACCTTCGCCCTGATCGCGGCGGCCGCCGTGGTCCTGCTGCTCGGACCCACCTTCGGCCTCAACCCCTCCTACGGCACCGGCACGGACCGGCTCTGCGCGGAGCAGCGGTACGAGCAGCGCTGGGGGGCGGTGCCGGCCGAGCTGCTGAGCGGGCGTCCGCTGACGGCCGACCAGCTCGCCGACGTGGCCCCGGTCACCCCGGACTGCCGGCTGCCGCCGGTCCCCGGCAAGCTGCCCGCGCTGTCGGTGCTCACCTCGCTGTTCGTCCACGCCGGCTGGCTGCACCTGCTGGGCAACCTGCTGTTCCTGTTCGTCTTCGGCCCGGGGGTGGAGGAGCGGCTGGGCCGGGTCCGCTTCCTGTTCGGCTACCTGGCGGTGGGCTACCTCGCCACCTACGCCTACGCGCTGGCCGAGGCGGGCTCGCCGGACGGCGTCCGGGCGCTGGTGGGCGCCTCGGGGGCGATCGCCGGGGTGCTCGGCGCGTACCTGCGGCTGTACCCGCGGGCCCGGGTCACCGCGCTGGTGCCGGTCCTGCTGTTCCTGCCGCTGCGGTTCCCCGCCTGGCTGGTGCTCGGGCTGTGGTTCGCCCTGCAGTGGTGGTCGGTGCAGACGGCCGGGCCCGGGGTGGCGTACCTGGTGCACGTGGTGGGCTTCGCCTGCGGGTACCTGGGGGCCTGGGCCGGGTGTCCGCGCAGGCGAGACGCGGCAGCCGGGGGCGGACTACCCTGTGGCCCATCCCCTCACACAGGAGCCGAAGAGTGA
- a CDS encoding NYN domain-containing protein — MPADGEGAPDGTAEQLDHPLPEGVRRRVVGLAADALGGIPAAELPAGLRQYAKFTPVRRAKYAGTALAAALESEPVFRVRIADRLRLGQPDLVKALEAGSVPGAADPMDVAAAAYLVRPAGWTRLVTEAGEEVERAESEGAAAEAAKLAQRLQDELAEVRATARADLERQRAEAEGIRKEAESLRRRVRSLEADVRRAQAETRKVQAELDAVKAAASAERGAGEVEARRLRHRVSELEAAVEAGRRSAREGRSVEDMRLRLLLDTVLQSAQGLQRELALPVAQIRPADLVEAVEPGSASPNDVARRGLAEDDPALLDQLLAIPQVHLVVDGYNVTKTGYPSLPLEQQRLRLLGGLAMLAQRTQAEVTCVFDGQDLDVPVIMAPPRGVRVRFSRTGETADELIRRLVRAEPQGRPVVVVSTDREVAEGVRKAGARPVASVLLLNRLARA; from the coding sequence GTGCCAGCGGACGGGGAGGGCGCCCCGGACGGGACCGCGGAGCAGCTGGACCACCCCCTGCCGGAGGGCGTCCGCCGCCGCGTGGTGGGCCTCGCCGCCGACGCCCTGGGCGGCATCCCGGCCGCCGAGCTGCCCGCGGGCCTGCGCCAGTACGCCAAGTTCACCCCGGTGCGGCGGGCCAAGTACGCGGGCACCGCGCTGGCCGCGGCGCTGGAGTCCGAGCCGGTCTTCCGGGTGCGGATAGCCGACCGGCTGCGGCTGGGCCAGCCCGACCTGGTCAAGGCGCTGGAGGCGGGGTCGGTGCCGGGCGCGGCCGACCCGATGGACGTGGCCGCGGCCGCCTACCTGGTCCGCCCGGCGGGCTGGACCCGGCTGGTCACCGAGGCCGGCGAGGAGGTCGAGCGGGCCGAGTCCGAGGGGGCCGCCGCCGAGGCGGCCAAGCTCGCGCAGCGGCTGCAGGACGAGCTGGCCGAGGTCCGGGCGACCGCCCGCGCCGACCTGGAGCGGCAGCGGGCCGAGGCGGAGGGCATCCGCAAGGAGGCCGAGTCGTTGCGCCGGCGGGTGCGCAGCCTGGAGGCGGACGTCCGGCGGGCCCAGGCGGAGACCCGGAAGGTGCAGGCCGAGCTGGACGCGGTGAAGGCCGCCGCCTCGGCCGAGCGCGGCGCCGGGGAGGTGGAGGCCCGGCGGCTGCGGCACCGGGTCTCCGAACTGGAGGCGGCCGTGGAGGCCGGCCGGCGCTCGGCCCGCGAGGGCCGCAGCGTGGAGGACATGCGGCTGCGGCTGCTGCTGGACACCGTGCTGCAGTCGGCCCAGGGCCTGCAGCGGGAGTTGGCGCTGCCGGTCGCGCAGATCCGTCCGGCGGACCTGGTCGAGGCGGTGGAGCCGGGGTCGGCCTCGCCGAACGACGTGGCCCGCCGGGGCCTCGCCGAGGACGACCCGGCGCTGCTGGACCAGCTGCTGGCGATCCCCCAGGTGCACCTGGTGGTGGACGGCTACAACGTGACCAAGACCGGCTACCCCTCGCTGCCGCTGGAGCAGCAGCGGCTGCGCCTGCTGGGCGGGCTGGCCATGCTGGCGCAGCGCACCCAGGCCGAGGTGACCTGCGTGTTCGACGGGCAGGACCTGGACGTGCCGGTGATCATGGCGCCGCCGCGGGGGGTGCGGGTGCGGTTCAGCCGGACCGGGGAGACCGCGGACGAGCTGATCCGGCGGCTGGTGCGGGCGGAGCCGCAGGGCCGTCCGGTGGTGGTGGTCTCCACCGACCGGGAGGTGGCCGAGGGGGTCCGCAAGGCGGGGGCCCGTCCGGTGGCCTCGGTGCTGCTGCTGAACCGGCTGGCGCGGGCGTAG
- a CDS encoding Lrp/AsnC ligand binding domain-containing protein yields the protein MITAIVLIKTSVDRIPEIAEAIAAIEGVSEVYSVTGSYDLVAMVRVRRHEDLAEVIPGQLNKVPGVAHTETQIAFRTYSQHDLEAAFALGLDE from the coding sequence GTGATCACCGCGATCGTCCTCATCAAGACCAGCGTCGACCGGATCCCCGAGATCGCCGAGGCGATCGCCGCCATCGAGGGTGTCAGCGAGGTCTACTCGGTGACCGGCTCCTACGACCTGGTGGCGATGGTCCGGGTGCGCCGGCACGAGGACCTGGCCGAGGTGATCCCCGGTCAGCTCAACAAGGTGCCGGGCGTCGCCCACACCGAGACCCAGATCGCCTTCCGCACCTACTCGCAGCACGACCTGGAGGCCGCGTTCGCGCTCGGCCTGGACGAGTAG